In the genome of Croceimicrobium hydrocarbonivorans, one region contains:
- the ftsZ gene encoding cell division protein FtsZ produces MENTNQDMMPFDLPKNRSSVIKVVGVGGGGSNAVNHMFSSGINGVDFVICNTDAQALENSPVPNKIQLGVTLTEGLGAGANPTVGEQAAQESLDEIAKILETNTKMVFITAGMGGGTGTGAAPVIAKTARDQGILTVGIVTSPFVFEGRMRQEQAEKGIESLRSVVDSLVVINNNKLREVYGNLGFKAGFAKADEVLATAARGIAEVITHHYTTNIDLRDAKTVLANSGTAIMGAATAMGENRAKEAISAALDSPLLNDNHIRGAKNVLLLIVSGTNEITIDEIGEVNDFIQNEAGGAANIIMGIGEDESLGDEISITIIATGFNADQQKQVIGKAPAKIVHPLEDDQAISTSLYDAPVKMDEEDLDLNLDQELDRALNEEKELERQRQTSLFADDDYDKPLHPAAQPIEDQEESPDIDEDDESLPRFELKEEEELVIEDHPMFELDANPEPEAEIEEPVLRHSLDMEEDEINEVEEPAASPQAEVREEDIDFNFFQIDIDEEEEIEAPKMEIREETPEQEIPQAKAPEMPKAEFQKPAPAERKVFSLEDYQELEAKLNQGISPKAASPKPAPQAKAEADKDEDLHFEVKTRKEESPAANRQGPIDPMESSIEESMRLRAEERRAKLKAFNYRFKNNPHSLTETDNEPAYKRHGINIEQRSLSSQESRGRMTLNDGEEGPNFKSNNSFLHDNVD; encoded by the coding sequence ATGGAGAATACAAACCAAGACATGATGCCCTTTGACCTCCCTAAAAACCGTTCGTCCGTGATTAAAGTTGTGGGCGTTGGCGGAGGTGGTAGCAATGCGGTAAATCACATGTTTAGCTCCGGGATAAACGGAGTAGATTTTGTGATTTGCAATACCGATGCTCAGGCCTTAGAAAACAGTCCGGTTCCCAATAAAATCCAGTTAGGGGTAACCTTAACCGAGGGCTTAGGTGCCGGTGCCAACCCCACTGTGGGAGAGCAGGCAGCCCAAGAGAGCCTCGATGAAATTGCCAAGATTCTGGAGACCAATACCAAAATGGTGTTTATCACTGCCGGAATGGGTGGTGGTACCGGAACGGGTGCCGCTCCGGTTATTGCAAAGACTGCACGAGACCAAGGCATCCTAACCGTAGGTATCGTTACCAGCCCCTTTGTATTTGAAGGTCGCATGCGTCAGGAGCAAGCCGAAAAAGGTATTGAGTCCTTGCGTTCGGTAGTGGATTCGCTGGTTGTGATCAACAATAACAAATTGCGTGAGGTATACGGCAACCTGGGCTTCAAAGCAGGTTTCGCCAAGGCCGATGAAGTATTGGCCACCGCCGCCAGAGGTATTGCCGAGGTAATTACCCACCACTACACTACCAATATTGACCTTCGGGATGCTAAAACTGTTTTAGCCAATTCCGGCACCGCCATAATGGGTGCAGCCACCGCTATGGGCGAGAATCGCGCCAAGGAAGCTATTTCCGCGGCCCTGGATTCTCCATTACTGAACGACAACCATATTCGTGGTGCTAAAAACGTACTCTTATTGATCGTTTCCGGTACCAATGAAATTACCATCGATGAAATCGGTGAGGTAAACGACTTCATCCAAAATGAGGCTGGAGGTGCCGCCAACATCATTATGGGTATTGGTGAGGACGAAAGCCTGGGCGACGAAATCAGCATTACCATTATTGCAACGGGATTTAATGCCGATCAGCAAAAGCAGGTAATTGGCAAAGCTCCTGCTAAGATTGTTCACCCTTTGGAGGACGATCAAGCGATTAGCACTTCCTTGTATGATGCGCCGGTTAAAATGGACGAAGAGGATTTAGACCTCAACCTCGACCAGGAATTAGACCGTGCTTTAAATGAGGAAAAAGAATTAGAACGTCAGCGTCAAACTTCGCTTTTCGCGGATGATGACTATGATAAACCATTACATCCTGCTGCTCAACCGATCGAAGATCAGGAGGAAAGTCCGGACATTGATGAGGATGATGAAAGCTTGCCTCGCTTCGAATTAAAGGAAGAGGAAGAATTGGTAATTGAGGATCATCCGATGTTTGAATTGGATGCCAATCCTGAACCAGAAGCGGAAATTGAAGAGCCTGTTTTAAGACACAGCCTCGATATGGAGGAAGATGAAATCAATGAAGTAGAAGAGCCTGCTGCCAGCCCCCAAGCTGAAGTTCGGGAGGAAGATATCGACTTCAATTTCTTCCAAATTGATATTGATGAAGAGGAAGAGATTGAGGCTCCTAAGATGGAAATTCGTGAAGAAACTCCCGAGCAAGAAATTCCTCAAGCTAAGGCTCCTGAAATGCCCAAAGCTGAATTCCAAAAGCCAGCCCCTGCTGAGCGCAAAGTATTTAGCCTGGAAGACTACCAGGAATTAGAAGCCAAACTTAATCAAGGTATTAGCCCCAAGGCTGCCAGCCCAAAACCGGCTCCTCAAGCCAAGGCTGAAGCCGATAAGGATGAAGATTTACACTTCGAAGTTAAAACCCGTAAGGAGGAAAGCCCTGCTGCCAATCGTCAGGGACCCATTGACCCTATGGAGAGTAGCATCGAAGAAAGTATGCGCTTACGTGCGGAAGAACGCAGAGCAAAGTTGAAGGCCTTTAACTACCGCTTTAAGAACAACCCACACAGCCTTACAGAAACAGACAATGAGCCTGCCTATAAACGTCATGGTATCAATATTGAGCAACGCTCTTTATCTAGCCAGGAATCACGCGGACGCATGACTCTAAACGACGGTGAAGAAGGCCCAAACTTTAAAAGCAATAACAGCTTTTTACACGACAACGTTGATTAA
- a CDS encoding GatB/YqeY domain-containing protein, whose amino-acid sequence MSLIKNIAEEIKTAMKAKDKVRLESLRSIKSAIMLAQTEKGAGAELNEEEELKILTRLQKQRKDSLAIYEEQNREDLASEERAQLEVIEEFLPKALSPEELEDYLKKLIAEVGAAGPQDMGKVMGRASKDLAGRADGKSISAKVKELLAN is encoded by the coding sequence ATGAGTTTAATTAAAAATATCGCTGAAGAAATTAAAACGGCCATGAAGGCCAAAGACAAGGTAAGACTGGAAAGCTTACGCAGTATTAAATCAGCTATTATGCTTGCCCAAACAGAAAAAGGGGCCGGAGCAGAATTAAATGAAGAGGAAGAGTTAAAGATCCTTACTCGTTTGCAAAAGCAACGCAAGGACTCACTGGCCATTTACGAAGAACAAAACCGTGAGGATTTAGCTTCGGAAGAACGCGCTCAATTGGAAGTGATTGAAGAATTCCTCCCTAAAGCACTAAGCCCAGAAGAATTAGAAGACTACCTCAAGAAGCTTATTGCAGAAGTAGGAGCCGCCGGTCCACAAGATATGGGTAAGGTAATGGGTCGCGCCAGTAAAGATCTGGCAGGTCGTGCCGATGGCAAAAGCATTAGCGCCAAGGTTAAAGAGCTTTTAGCCAATTAA
- a CDS encoding response regulator, with the protein MTLNIAIAEDNYRLARTLIEKLELAENLQVKWHEPNGKALLDHLEEDHNLDVILMDINMPEMDGIQATEIVRKRFPQIKVIMSTVFDEEDYILKAIMAGANGYLLKDERPLKLHLAIEEVMEGGAPMSAAVAHKALRLIRLGADMPEEKVDYNLTKRETEILEHLAAGRNYQEIAENLFISPSTVRKHIEKIYQKLQVHNKVEAVQLALRNRLV; encoded by the coding sequence ATGACCTTAAACATTGCTATCGCCGAAGACAATTACCGCCTGGCCCGTACTTTAATCGAGAAACTGGAATTGGCGGAAAACCTCCAAGTGAAATGGCATGAGCCCAATGGTAAGGCCCTCCTGGATCATTTGGAGGAAGATCATAATCTGGATGTCATCTTAATGGATATCAATATGCCTGAAATGGACGGTATCCAAGCCACGGAGATAGTGCGAAAGCGCTTCCCCCAAATTAAGGTAATCATGAGTACCGTTTTTGATGAAGAGGATTATATCCTTAAGGCGATTATGGCGGGTGCCAATGGTTATCTTCTAAAGGATGAGCGCCCCTTGAAATTACATCTGGCCATAGAGGAAGTAATGGAGGGCGGTGCACCTATGTCGGCGGCCGTAGCCCATAAAGCTTTGCGCTTGATTCGCTTGGGAGCGGATATGCCCGAAGAAAAGGTGGATTATAATCTCACTAAGAGGGAGACGGAAATATTGGAGCATCTTGCAGCGGGGCGCAATTACCAGGAAATAGCCGAAAACCTTTTCATTAGTCCCTCCACTGTTCGGAAGCATATAGAGAAAATCTACCAAAAATTGCAGGTGCATAATAAGGTGGAAGCAGTACAGCTCGCTTTGCGGAATAGGCTGGTTTAG
- a CDS encoding ATP-binding protein, whose product MRSPLKALLWVGLTFWSGLFCFGQNSIDSLETVLKQSQDPQTRTELSLILAKEWIIKHQDSALPYVQDALRLSKEHELEELQIEAENLMGNVLQRQSKPDEAMALYHKAIEKAEALDYQKGLAKLYNNVALIHIERGEFPEALEGFTKATRCEEVIDNPEGKAQGLNNIGVVFYYQGDYDKALEYFLESVKVHESMQNLLSAKQGYNNIGAINEALGRHEQALIYYQRALRIARDMDDRSELANALNNIASVYSNMENWKASEDYYLQALEVNQKAEDYYSLALVNINLGDLYAKSGQGQESEAHFLKAAQITEEGQFKNLAYSLYEKMAHYYSERQNFERAYHYQGLYDQYKDSVYNEAKAKAIAETNTLYETEKKEKEAAEAKAALAQEQLTVQRQTQWMILLIAGVVLVIMFSVSMIRQQAIKRRQLETEAALQEERARAEGRRKLEEERNRISRDLHDHIGSQLTIISSQIDNLAFKEASEERRTSFEKISDHTRDTMAQLRETIWAMNNDEINLEMLSAKLQDFMNRSAHEGRSLMVQNNCEPQLVLSPEQTINLFRICQEAVQNAVKYAEFHELRIAFSSDAQSLQVRIEDDGVGMEMDGSVKGYGLQNMQARMQQMKGSFKIESEIGKGTRIYLSLPINTPIAV is encoded by the coding sequence ATGAGGTCCCCCCTGAAAGCACTCTTATGGGTGGGCCTGACCTTTTGGTCGGGCCTTTTTTGTTTTGGTCAGAATTCTATAGATAGTTTGGAGACTGTTCTAAAACAAAGTCAAGACCCTCAAACCCGCACCGAACTTAGTCTGATCCTTGCCAAGGAATGGATTATCAAGCATCAAGACTCTGCTTTGCCCTATGTGCAGGATGCTTTGCGGCTGAGTAAAGAGCATGAGCTGGAGGAGCTGCAAATTGAGGCGGAGAACTTAATGGGCAATGTATTGCAGCGCCAATCTAAGCCCGATGAAGCCATGGCACTTTACCATAAGGCGATTGAAAAAGCCGAAGCCTTAGACTATCAAAAGGGCCTGGCCAAGCTCTATAATAATGTGGCCCTAATCCATATTGAGCGTGGTGAATTTCCAGAGGCCCTAGAAGGATTTACCAAAGCAACGCGTTGCGAGGAGGTAATTGATAACCCCGAGGGGAAGGCTCAAGGACTCAACAATATTGGGGTGGTTTTCTATTATCAAGGCGATTATGACAAGGCCCTTGAGTATTTTCTAGAATCCGTTAAGGTGCATGAATCCATGCAAAACCTGCTCAGTGCCAAGCAGGGTTACAATAATATTGGAGCAATAAATGAGGCATTGGGCCGCCATGAGCAAGCTTTGATCTATTACCAAAGAGCCTTGCGTATCGCACGCGATATGGACGATCGTTCGGAATTAGCCAATGCCCTCAATAATATCGCCAGTGTTTACAGCAATATGGAAAACTGGAAGGCCTCGGAAGACTATTATTTGCAGGCCCTGGAAGTGAATCAAAAGGCGGAAGACTACTATTCTCTGGCTTTGGTAAATATTAATTTAGGTGATCTTTATGCTAAATCCGGCCAAGGCCAAGAATCCGAAGCCCATTTTTTAAAGGCGGCTCAAATTACTGAGGAAGGACAGTTTAAGAACCTGGCCTATAGCCTCTATGAGAAAATGGCCCATTATTATTCGGAGAGGCAGAACTTCGAAAGGGCTTATCACTACCAAGGGCTCTACGATCAGTATAAAGATTCGGTTTACAATGAGGCGAAGGCAAAGGCCATAGCGGAGACCAATACGCTATACGAAACGGAGAAAAAGGAAAAGGAAGCCGCCGAAGCAAAAGCTGCTTTAGCCCAAGAGCAACTCACGGTGCAGCGCCAAACCCAGTGGATGATTTTATTGATTGCCGGAGTGGTTTTAGTCATCATGTTTAGTGTTTCCATGATCCGCCAGCAGGCCATAAAAAGGCGCCAATTAGAAACGGAGGCCGCCTTACAAGAGGAGAGGGCCCGCGCCGAAGGTCGACGTAAATTGGAAGAGGAACGCAATCGAATTTCTCGTGATTTGCATGATCATATCGGATCCCAGCTTACTATCATCAGCTCACAAATCGATAATCTGGCATTTAAGGAAGCGTCTGAAGAACGCCGTACTTCCTTCGAGAAAATTAGCGACCATACTCGTGATACCATGGCACAATTGCGAGAAACCATTTGGGCCATGAATAATGATGAGATTAACCTAGAAATGCTCAGTGCCAAATTGCAGGATTTCATGAATCGCTCCGCACATGAAGGGCGAAGTTTAATGGTTCAAAATAATTGCGAGCCTCAGCTGGTTTTAAGTCCGGAGCAAACTATTAACCTCTTCCGCATCTGCCAGGAGGCAGTCCAGAATGCAGTAAAGTATGCCGAATTCCATGAACTTAGAATCGCATTTAGTTCGGATGCGCAAAGCCTCCAGGTTAGGATTGAAGATGACGGAGTGGGAATGGAAATGGATGGCAGTGTAAAGGGCTATGGTTTGCAAAATATGCAGGCCAGAATGCAGCAAATGAAGGGTAGCTTTAAAATTGAGTCTGAAATTGGCAAGGGTACCCGCATCTATTTGAGCTTGCCTATTAATACGCCAATTGCCGTATAG
- the groL gene encoding chaperonin GroEL (60 kDa chaperone family; promotes refolding of misfolded polypeptides especially under stressful conditions; forms two stacked rings of heptamers to form a barrel-shaped 14mer; ends can be capped by GroES; misfolded proteins enter the barrel where they are refolded when GroES binds), which translates to MAKEIKFNLQARDGLKRGVDALANAVKVTLGPKGRNVIIEKSFGAPHVTKDGVTVAKEIELEDKVENIGAQMVKEVASKTADVAGDGTTTATVLAQAIFNQGLKNVTAGAAPMDLKRGIDKAVTAVIENLRSQSQEVGDSDAKIEQVAAISANNDSAIGKLIAEAMGKVKKEGVITVEEAKGTETYVEVVEGMQFDRGYLSPYFVTDSEKMVADLDSPLILIYDKKISNMKELLPILEPAAQSGRPLLIIAEDVESEALATLVVNKIRGSLKIAAVKAPGFGDRRKAMLEDIAILTGGTVISEERGFKLENATMDMLGSAEKVSIDKDNTTIVNGAGEASDIAGRVNQIKAQIETTTSDYDKEKLQERLAKLAGGVAVLYVGAASEVEMKEKKDRVDDALAATRAAIEEGIVPGGGVALVRAAKALEDLKGDNEDETTGIRIVHRAIEEPLRMIAYNAGQEASVIINKVQEGKDDFGYNAKTEAFGNMYEQGIIDPTKVTRVALENAASVAGMLLITEATISEIPNENDAAAAAAAAGMGGGMPGMM; encoded by the coding sequence ATGGCTAAAGAAATCAAATTTAACCTTCAAGCTCGCGATGGTTTAAAGCGTGGTGTAGATGCGCTGGCCAATGCAGTTAAAGTTACCCTCGGACCTAAAGGGCGTAACGTAATCATCGAAAAATCATTCGGTGCTCCTCACGTAACCAAAGACGGTGTTACTGTGGCCAAGGAAATCGAATTGGAAGATAAAGTGGAGAACATCGGTGCCCAAATGGTAAAAGAGGTAGCCAGTAAAACTGCTGATGTAGCAGGTGATGGTACTACTACCGCTACCGTATTGGCTCAGGCGATCTTCAACCAGGGTTTGAAAAACGTTACCGCTGGTGCTGCTCCTATGGATTTGAAACGCGGTATCGATAAAGCGGTTACTGCCGTAATTGAAAACCTTCGTTCTCAAAGTCAGGAAGTAGGCGATAGCGATGCTAAAATTGAGCAGGTAGCAGCTATTTCTGCTAATAATGACTCTGCCATTGGTAAGCTTATCGCTGAGGCCATGGGCAAAGTGAAGAAAGAAGGTGTTATCACCGTTGAAGAAGCTAAAGGAACCGAAACTTATGTGGAGGTTGTAGAAGGTATGCAGTTCGATCGCGGTTACCTTTCTCCTTACTTCGTTACCGATAGCGAGAAAATGGTAGCTGATCTCGACAGCCCATTAATCTTGATCTACGATAAGAAGATCAGCAATATGAAGGAATTGTTGCCTATCCTTGAGCCTGCCGCTCAGTCTGGCCGTCCTTTATTAATCATCGCTGAAGATGTGGAAAGCGAAGCCCTTGCTACCCTAGTGGTGAACAAAATCCGCGGAAGCTTAAAGATTGCCGCTGTTAAAGCTCCTGGCTTTGGCGACCGTCGTAAAGCTATGCTCGAAGATATCGCCATCCTTACCGGAGGTACTGTAATTTCTGAAGAGCGCGGTTTCAAATTGGAGAATGCCACCATGGATATGTTGGGTTCTGCCGAGAAAGTAAGCATTGATAAGGATAATACTACCATCGTAAACGGAGCTGGTGAAGCTTCTGATATTGCAGGTCGTGTAAACCAAATCAAAGCACAGATCGAAACCACAACTTCTGATTACGACAAAGAGAAATTGCAAGAGCGCTTAGCCAAATTGGCGGGTGGTGTTGCCGTTCTTTATGTGGGTGCTGCCTCTGAGGTGGAAATGAAAGAGAAGAAAGATCGTGTAGATGATGCCTTAGCCGCTACCCGTGCTGCTATTGAAGAAGGTATCGTTCCTGGTGGTGGTGTAGCCTTAGTGCGCGCTGCTAAAGCCCTTGAAGATTTAAAAGGCGATAATGAGGACGAAACTACCGGTATACGCATTGTTCACCGTGCCATTGAAGAGCCATTGCGCATGATTGCTTACAATGCTGGTCAAGAAGCTTCTGTGATCATCAACAAAGTACAAGAAGGAAAAGACGATTTTGGATACAATGCCAAAACCGAAGCCTTCGGAAACATGTACGAGCAAGGAATTATCGATCCAACTAAAGTAACTCGCGTTGCTTTGGAGAACGCTGCTTCTGTAGCCGGAATGTTACTCATTACCGAAGCTACAATCAGTGAAATTCCAAATGAGAACGATGCTGCCGCTGCCGCTGCTGCCGCCGGAATGGGTGGTGGTATGCCAGGTATGATGTAA
- a CDS encoding co-chaperone GroES — MADINLKPLADRVLVEPSAAETTTASGIIIPDTAQEKPQQGTVVAVGAGKADEPMTVKVGDTVLYGKYGGTEIKHEGKDYLIMRESDIYAVIG; from the coding sequence ATGGCTGATATTAACTTAAAACCTTTGGCAGATCGCGTACTGGTAGAGCCCAGCGCAGCCGAAACTACCACTGCCTCCGGAATTATCATTCCTGATACTGCCCAGGAAAAACCCCAACAAGGTACTGTTGTAGCGGTAGGGGCTGGTAAAGCAGATGAGCCCATGACCGTTAAAGTAGGTGATACCGTATTATACGGAAAGTACGGTGGTACTGAAATTAAGCATGAAGGTAAAGATTACCTAATCATGCGTGAGTCTGATATTTATGCCGTAATCGGTTAA
- the bcp gene encoding thioredoxin-dependent thiol peroxidase: MTHLKEGDKAPDINAEDQNGNPIKLSDFKGKKVVLYFYPKDDTPGCTAEACNFRDNYQDLKDKGFELIGVSADTAAKHQKFATKYDLPFALIPDTEKEVIEAYGVWGLKKFMGREYDGIHRETFVIDEEGKIAKIYLKVKTKEATEQILADFS; the protein is encoded by the coding sequence ATGACACATCTTAAAGAGGGCGACAAGGCCCCGGATATTAATGCAGAGGACCAGAATGGCAATCCGATCAAACTTTCGGATTTTAAAGGCAAGAAGGTAGTTCTCTACTTCTACCCCAAAGACGATACGCCAGGCTGTACGGCCGAGGCTTGTAATTTCCGAGATAATTATCAGGACCTAAAAGACAAAGGCTTTGAACTAATTGGAGTAAGTGCAGATACCGCCGCAAAGCATCAGAAATTCGCCACCAAATATGATTTACCCTTCGCTTTGATTCCCGATACGGAGAAAGAAGTTATTGAAGCTTATGGAGTATGGGGCTTAAAGAAATTTATGGGCCGCGAATACGATGGCATTCACCGCGAAACCTTTGTAATTGACGAAGAAGGAAAGATTGCTAAAATCTACCTGAAGGTAAAAACCAAAGAAGCTACCGAACAGATTTTAGCCGATTTCAGCTAA
- the secG gene encoding preprotein translocase subunit SecG, with amino-acid sequence MTLLLTTLIIVTCILLIIIVLVQNPKGGGLSSSFGGGGTQLFGGVKKTTDFLDRGTWALAIVLVVLVMISNIALSPDNVRVEQRESALDDVQVEQAPAPAQFSMPAGDAPADMPESVDDTEE; translated from the coding sequence ATGACCCTTTTACTTACAACCCTAATCATCGTAACTTGTATTTTACTAATTATCATTGTTTTGGTGCAAAATCCAAAAGGTGGTGGTTTAAGTTCATCCTTTGGTGGTGGCGGTACTCAATTATTCGGTGGCGTTAAGAAAACAACCGACTTTTTAGATCGCGGTACCTGGGCCTTGGCCATTGTATTAGTGGTTTTAGTAATGATTTCCAATATTGCTTTAAGTCCTGATAATGTAAGAGTGGAGCAACGTGAGTCTGCATTAGACGATGTTCAAGTTGAACAAGCTCCAGCTCCTGCTCAATTTAGTATGCCTGCTGGTGATGCTCCTGCTGATATGCCAGAAAGTGTTGATGATACTGAAGAATAA
- the lptE gene encoding LPS assembly lipoprotein LptE, translating into MRKTLALALILILQACGGYSFTGGDVGDAKTVSIDFFPNTADLVKPQLAQVFTEKLRDIFVQQTPLELVRRNGHMQFSGNIEKYTIQPINAQASDIGSVAQNRLTVEVNVIFINTLEPDKGFEERFSRFVDFDANQDINAIEAELHEQVCQELSENILNRAIGDW; encoded by the coding sequence ATGCGAAAAACCCTTGCACTGGCATTGATCCTGATTTTACAGGCTTGTGGCGGATATAGCTTTACCGGTGGTGACGTTGGTGATGCAAAAACGGTGAGCATCGATTTTTTTCCCAATACCGCAGATTTGGTGAAACCTCAATTAGCACAGGTTTTTACCGAAAAATTGCGGGACATCTTTGTTCAGCAAACCCCACTGGAACTAGTGCGTCGCAATGGGCATATGCAGTTTTCGGGAAATATTGAAAAATATACTATACAACCTATTAACGCTCAGGCCTCTGATATAGGTTCGGTCGCGCAAAACCGCTTAACGGTAGAGGTGAATGTAATCTTTATCAATACCTTAGAGCCCGACAAAGGATTTGAGGAGCGTTTTAGCCGCTTTGTAGACTTTGATGCCAATCAGGATATCAATGCCATAGAAGCGGAATTGCATGAGCAGGTTTGTCAAGAATTGTCAGAAAATATCCTTAACCGCGCAATTGGAGATTGGTAA
- a CDS encoding sigma-54 interaction domain-containing protein has translation MSLQEVKQRFGIIGNSPGLERALNKALQVASTDISVLVSGESGVGKEAIPRIIHSQSHRKHNKYIAVNCGAIPEGTIDSELFGHEKGAFTGATGTRKGYFEEADGGTIFLDEVGELPLSTQVRLLRVLETGEFIKVGSSQIQKTDVRIVAATNVDMMGAVQKGKFREDLYYRLNTVEIHLPALRERKDDIHLIFRKFAADFADKYHTPTLRLDEEAVEVLRNYHWPGNIRQLRNLAEQISVIETDRAISANILMNYLPDAGKGGLPALYREEQKQSSSDFSNEREILYQVLFDMRKDIADLKKLTGELMQNNEISEEWKSDNSNLIRRIYREERELPEGRNAVEENSSTYLPVYSDNDEPELQTDTYDASHDIVEDEPVTLQEKELEMIKRALERNHNKRKDAAEELGISERTLYRKIKQYNL, from the coding sequence ATGAGCTTACAAGAAGTTAAACAGCGATTTGGTATTATCGGCAATAGCCCAGGTTTAGAAAGGGCCCTCAATAAAGCTTTGCAAGTAGCCAGTACTGATATTTCGGTTTTGGTATCCGGTGAAAGTGGGGTGGGGAAAGAAGCCATTCCACGGATAATCCATTCGCAAAGTCATCGCAAGCATAATAAATACATCGCCGTAAACTGTGGTGCTATTCCGGAAGGAACCATCGATAGTGAGCTTTTTGGTCACGAGAAAGGTGCCTTTACCGGAGCTACTGGAACCCGAAAGGGATATTTCGAAGAAGCAGACGGCGGGACCATTTTTTTGGATGAAGTAGGGGAATTACCCCTGTCTACTCAGGTGCGTCTCCTCAGGGTATTGGAGACTGGAGAATTTATTAAGGTAGGTTCTTCTCAAATTCAGAAGACCGACGTGCGTATTGTTGCCGCCACCAATGTTGATATGATGGGGGCTGTGCAGAAAGGAAAATTCCGCGAGGATCTTTATTACCGTTTAAATACGGTAGAAATTCACCTGCCAGCATTACGAGAGCGTAAGGATGATATTCATTTGATATTTAGAAAGTTCGCGGCAGATTTCGCGGATAAATACCATACCCCAACCTTGCGTTTAGATGAGGAAGCGGTGGAAGTACTGCGCAATTACCATTGGCCTGGAAACATTCGTCAATTGCGCAACCTGGCGGAGCAGATATCGGTGATTGAAACCGATCGAGCTATTTCGGCTAATATCCTGATGAACTATTTACCCGATGCCGGAAAGGGTGGCTTGCCTGCGCTGTATCGCGAAGAGCAAAAACAGTCGAGCAGCGATTTTAGCAATGAACGAGAAATTCTCTATCAGGTGCTTTTTGATATGCGCAAGGATATTGCCGATCTGAAAAAGTTAACCGGTGAGCTGATGCAGAATAATGAGATCAGCGAAGAATGGAAGAGCGACAATAGCAATTTGATTCGTCGAATTTATCGCGAAGAAAGAGAGCTTCCGGAAGGAAGAAATGCGGTGGAGGAAAATTCAAGCACCTATTTGCCCGTTTACAGCGATAATGATGAACCTGAGTTGCAAACGGATACCTACGATGCCAGTCATGATATTGTAGAGGATGAGCCGGTAACGCTGCAGGAGAAAGAATTGGAGATGATTAAACGCGCCTTGGAGCGCAATCATAATAAACGAAAAGATGCTGCGGAGGAATTAGGGATTTCTGAAAGAACTCTTTACCGCAAAATCAAGCAATACAATTTATAA